From Ictidomys tridecemlineatus isolate mIctTri1 chromosome 2, mIctTri1.hap1, whole genome shotgun sequence, the proteins below share one genomic window:
- the LOC101969416 gene encoding uncharacterized protein MISP3 isoform X3 — protein METPIEREIRRSCEREESLRRSRGLSSSRAGQELVELRVRPVLSRPGPGAALPRALGRARAGAKMQRDIEREAHRQAALARPAAPEPSARSPSQPLGELKRFFEAAAENSSSAAAEGSAGSQRLPEPGGRQRSAVQGRCPVLARAPPPIAPSLLEQEVREVREREREWQRQRRSVYGTTEFKEPAPSLTGVRPASFVLASSSW, from the exons ATGGAGACACCCATCGAGCGCGAAATCCGCCGCAGCTGCGAACGCGAGGAGAGCCTGCGACGGAGCCGGGGCCTGAGCTCCAGCCGCGCAGGCCAGGAACTGGTCGAGCTGCGCGTGCGGCCGGTGCTCAGTCGGCCAGGTCCGGGCGCCGCGCTCCCGCGCGCCTTGGGGCGCGCGCGGGCGGGCGCAAAGATGCAACGAGACATCGAGCGGGAGGCTCACCGGCAGGCGGCGCTGGCTCGCCCCGCGGCCCCCGAGCCGAGCGCCCGTTCGCCCTCGCAGCCGCTGGGCGAGCTCAAGCGCTTCTTCGAGGCCGCCGCGGAGAACAGCTCCTCGGCGGCCGCGGAGGGCAGCGCGGGCTCACAGCGGCTGCCGGAGCCTGGAGGCCGGCAGCGCTCGGCCGTGCAGGGCCGGTGCCCAGTGCTGGCCCGCGCCCCGCCGCCCATCGCACCATCACTGCTGGAGCAAGAGGTGCGCGAAGTGCGCGAGCGCGAGCGGGAGTGGCAGCGCCAGAGGCGCAGCGTCTACGGTACCACTGAGTTCAAGGAACCCGCGCCGAGCCTCACGG GGGTGCGGCCGGCCTCCTTCGTCCTGGCCTCCTCCAGCTGGTGA
- the LOC101969416 gene encoding uncharacterized protein MISP3 isoform X1 — METPIEREIRRSCEREESLRRSRGLSSSRAGQELVELRVRPVLSRPGPGAALPRALGRARAGAKMQRDIEREAHRQAALARPAAPEPSARSPSQPLGELKRFFEAAAENSSSAAAEGSAGSQRLPEPGGRQRSAVQGRCPVLARAPPPIAPSLLEQEVREVREREREWQRQRRSVYGTTEFKEPAPSLTAGERRGPSRLSVPSPAASRGDGKLAVIWPPRRKASENGLEQEERKP; from the exons ATGGAGACACCCATCGAGCGCGAAATCCGCCGCAGCTGCGAACGCGAGGAGAGCCTGCGACGGAGCCGGGGCCTGAGCTCCAGCCGCGCAGGCCAGGAACTGGTCGAGCTGCGCGTGCGGCCGGTGCTCAGTCGGCCAGGTCCGGGCGCCGCGCTCCCGCGCGCCTTGGGGCGCGCGCGGGCGGGCGCAAAGATGCAACGAGACATCGAGCGGGAGGCTCACCGGCAGGCGGCGCTGGCTCGCCCCGCGGCCCCCGAGCCGAGCGCCCGTTCGCCCTCGCAGCCGCTGGGCGAGCTCAAGCGCTTCTTCGAGGCCGCCGCGGAGAACAGCTCCTCGGCGGCCGCGGAGGGCAGCGCGGGCTCACAGCGGCTGCCGGAGCCTGGAGGCCGGCAGCGCTCGGCCGTGCAGGGCCGGTGCCCAGTGCTGGCCCGCGCCCCGCCGCCCATCGCACCATCACTGCTGGAGCAAGAGGTGCGCGAAGTGCGCGAGCGCGAGCGGGAGTGGCAGCGCCAGAGGCGCAGCGTCTACGGTACCACTGAGTTCAAGGAACCCGCGCCGAGCCTCACGG CTGGTGAAAGGAGGGGGCCAAGCAGGCTGAGCGTCCCTTCCCCCGCAGCGAGCAGGGGCGATGGAAAGTTGGCAGTGATCTGGCCCCCCCGCAGGAAGGCTTCGGAGAACGGCCTGGAGCAG GAGGAGCGCAAACCTTGA
- the LOC101969416 gene encoding uncharacterized protein MISP3 isoform X2: METPIEREIRRSCEREESLRRSRGLSSSRAGQELVELRVRPVLSRPGPGAALPRALGRARAGAKMQRDIEREAHRQAALARPAAPEPSARSPSQPLGELKRFFEAAAENSSSAAAEGSAGSQRLPEPGGRQRSAVQGRCPVLARAPPPIAPSLLEQEVREVREREREWQRQRRSVYGTTEFKEPAPSLTASRGDGKLAVIWPPRRKASENGLEQEERKP; the protein is encoded by the exons ATGGAGACACCCATCGAGCGCGAAATCCGCCGCAGCTGCGAACGCGAGGAGAGCCTGCGACGGAGCCGGGGCCTGAGCTCCAGCCGCGCAGGCCAGGAACTGGTCGAGCTGCGCGTGCGGCCGGTGCTCAGTCGGCCAGGTCCGGGCGCCGCGCTCCCGCGCGCCTTGGGGCGCGCGCGGGCGGGCGCAAAGATGCAACGAGACATCGAGCGGGAGGCTCACCGGCAGGCGGCGCTGGCTCGCCCCGCGGCCCCCGAGCCGAGCGCCCGTTCGCCCTCGCAGCCGCTGGGCGAGCTCAAGCGCTTCTTCGAGGCCGCCGCGGAGAACAGCTCCTCGGCGGCCGCGGAGGGCAGCGCGGGCTCACAGCGGCTGCCGGAGCCTGGAGGCCGGCAGCGCTCGGCCGTGCAGGGCCGGTGCCCAGTGCTGGCCCGCGCCCCGCCGCCCATCGCACCATCACTGCTGGAGCAAGAGGTGCGCGAAGTGCGCGAGCGCGAGCGGGAGTGGCAGCGCCAGAGGCGCAGCGTCTACGGTACCACTGAGTTCAAGGAACCCGCGCCGAGCCTCACGG CGAGCAGGGGCGATGGAAAGTTGGCAGTGATCTGGCCCCCCCGCAGGAAGGCTTCGGAGAACGGCCTGGAGCAG GAGGAGCGCAAACCTTGA